A region of the Candidatus Schekmanbacteria bacterium genome:
CTGCAGAAAAAGGGGTTCCATTGTCTCTGAGCAATAGTGAAATCAAGGAAAAAATCGTCGGTGATTTTGAGTTACATTCTTTGGTTTGCATTCCACTTAAAATTGAAGAAAAAGTAGTAGGGACATTATCTCTCTTTGATAAAATTTCACCTTACGGGACAATTGAATCGTCTTTTACTGATAATGACATCAATCTCCTGTCACATCTCACCAATCAGGCGGCAATTATCTTTGAAAAAATGTTTACTTTTGAAAATATGGAAAAAACAACTGAAGAAACGCAAAAAAAGGTCAGGGAACTTACAATTCTCCATGAAATGTCAACTGCCTTACGATTGACAACAAATCTAACAAGAAGGCTATATATGGTTCTTACAGCAGTAACAATGCATAAGGGGCTTGGATTTAATCGAGCTTTTATTTTTATGCTCAATGAAAGGACCAATATGCTTCAAGGAATGCTCGGTGTCGGTCCGGAAAGTGAAGAAGAAGCAATACGAATTTGGAATGAACTGACAACTTCTGATTTCACATTGTCCGATGCCTTGACTTCTGAAGATTACATACATAACCTCTCTGCATCGAAAGTAAATGAAATAGCAAAATCAATTAGAATTGACCTTTCTGACCCTGATGATGTTCTCTCCAAGACCGTCAAAGAAAAAAAACCTTTCAATGTAGTGGGAGAAAGAAATGGTTTGCGTATTAGTAAAGAGATAAAAGAAAAACTTCAGACAGATTGCTTTGCATCGGTCCCGCTAATGGCAAGGGACAAAGTAATTGGAATTCTAATTGCAGATAACAAGTATAATAAAAAGCCAATAACAGAAGATGAGCTAAATTCACTTGCTGTCTTTGCCAATCAGGCCGGATTGGCAATTGAAACTACACGCCTTTATTCCTATCTCGAGGAAACTAACGATGAGCTCAAAAGCCTCCAAAACAAACTCATAGAATCTGAAAAATTCAGAGCGTTAGGTGAAATGGCAGCCAATGTGGCTCATGAAATTAGAAACCCTCTTGTTTCAATAGGTGGTTTTGCCAGACGACTGAAAAAGAAGCTGAAAAATTTTCCAAATGAATTAACATATGTTGATATAATTATTAAAGAGGTTGAGCGGCTCGAAGAAATATTGAAAGGAATATTGACTTTTTCACGAGAACCAATTTTGGATGTAAAAGAAAACAATATCAATGAGCTTATTGACGAAATTGTTACAATGTTTGGGGCAGAATTTGCTGAGAGAAACATATCTATCAAAACAGATTTAGACAATAACATACCTCCCTTCAAATTCGATGAAATCAGAATCAAACAGGCAATAATAAATATAATCAATAATTCGTCACAGGCGATTGGGAAAAATGGAATCATTTCGCTCGATACATACAGAAAGGTAGAAAACGGCCAGGACTTAGTCTGTGTAAGGATTTCAGACACAGGCGGAGGTATTCCTCCAAATATTCTAAACAATATTTTTAATCCTTTCTTCACAACTAAAAATACGGGTATCGGTTTAGGACTTGCAATCACAAAAAAAATAATAGAAAGTCATCATGGAAGTATAAGCATTGAAAACAACTTGGGGAAGGGTATTGTTTTTGAATTCTCTCTTCCTTTTGAAATAAACCAAAAAAATGTGGGTATATCGAAATAAACTCCATTGAAGGAGGTAAAGAGCTATGAAAAAGATTCTCGTAATCGATGATGAAGAAAATATCAGAAACCTTTATCAAGCTGAGCTTTCCGATGAAGGATATG
Encoded here:
- a CDS encoding GAF domain-containing protein; translated protein: TIYKAEENLEKLRKLNEIGKILTKANSVGEVFQLIIEKSIELVPSRGCILRILNNEKDLLEIKAHHNVEEIVKKYPIVKKGEFTAGKAAEKGVPLSLSNSEIKEKIVGDFELHSLVCIPLKIEEKVVGTLSLFDKISPYGTIESSFTDNDINLLSHLTNQAAIIFEKMFTFENMEKTTEETQKKVRELTILHEMSTALRLTTNLTRRLYMVLTAVTMHKGLGFNRAFIFMLNERTNMLQGMLGVGPESEEEAIRIWNELTTSDFTLSDALTSEDYIHNLSASKVNEIAKSIRIDLSDPDDVLSKTVKEKKPFNVVGERNGLRISKEIKEKLQTDCFASVPLMARDKVIGILIADNKYNKKPITEDELNSLAVFANQAGLAIETTRLYSYLEETNDELKSLQNKLIESEKFRALGEMAANVAHEIRNPLVSIGGFARRLKKKLKNFPNELTYVDIIIKEVERLEEILKGILTFSREPILDVKENNINELIDEIVTMFGAEFAERNISIKTDLDNNIPPFKFDEIRIKQAIINIINNSSQAIGKNGIISLDTYRKVENGQDLVCVRISDTGGGIPPNILNNIFNPFFTTKNTGIGLGLAITKKIIESHHGSISIENNLGKGIVFEFSLPFEINQKNVGISK